One window of Microbispora sp. ZYX-F-249 genomic DNA carries:
- a CDS encoding chitinase C-terminal domain-containing protein, with protein MRLSLFSRTALAVCLTLAAGAAVLGGGTAGAAAGDEACRPDGLYRTPGVDVPYCLAYDENGREKMGAGHPRRIIGYFTGWRDGSNGQTRYLVPDIPWGKVTHINYAFAHVGPDNRISVGSGTPKNPAVGMTWPGVAGAEMDPAYSFKGHFNLLAKFKKQHPDTRTLVSVGGWAETGGYFDDAGNRQASGGFYTMTSTQAGIDAFADSVVSFLRTYGFNGVDIDYEYPTSMKDAGNPLDWPAANARRATLMKGYAALMKTLRERLDAASAADGRYYMLTVAAPSSGYLLRGMETYQVTQYLDYVNIMSYDLHGAWNKYVGPNASLFDDGRDAELAAAGVYGTAQYGGIGYLNTDWAYHYFRGALPPGRVNIGLPYYTRGFKNVQGGTNGLWGTAPSSTCPAGAGLTSCGDGAVGIDNLWHDLDTAGKESPAGSNPMWHAKNLEKGVLGDYLVSYGVTDTSLTGTYTRHYDSTLVAPWLWNSAKKVFLSTEDEQSVGAKADYVVSRGLGGTMVWELAGDYGWNAAKGQYEPGSTLTTLMYDRFRTAAPYGNVRATTPIPAQKLDISVEFRDFALGDNNYPINPKIHITNDSGVTLPGGTEFQFDYATSAPGNAADQSGFGSAIVRRDHTAPDNVGGLKGDYNRVSLKLPGWQSLAPGASVGVAFVYYLPTSTPSNWTVSFGGTTYGISQDLARGGVTASPSASPPGSPSASPSASPSASPSAGACTAPAWSSTTVYTGGLVSYAGHTWKAQWWTLGETPGTAQVWLDQGPCASASPSASPSASPGASPSPSPSASPGASPSVSPSPSPSPSPSASPSASQGHPAWTAGTAYAVGALVTYGGAVYQCRQPHTALTGWEPPNVPALWTRI; from the coding sequence GTGCGCCTGTCCCTGTTCTCCCGGACCGCACTCGCGGTCTGCCTCACGCTCGCCGCCGGGGCCGCGGTGCTCGGCGGCGGCACCGCCGGGGCCGCCGCCGGCGACGAGGCGTGCCGGCCCGACGGGCTCTACCGGACGCCCGGGGTGGACGTCCCCTACTGCCTGGCCTACGACGAGAACGGCCGGGAGAAGATGGGCGCCGGCCACCCGCGCCGCATCATCGGCTACTTCACCGGCTGGCGCGACGGATCCAACGGGCAGACCCGCTACCTCGTCCCGGACATCCCGTGGGGCAAGGTCACCCACATCAACTACGCGTTCGCCCACGTGGGGCCGGACAACAGGATCTCCGTCGGCTCCGGCACCCCGAAGAACCCCGCGGTCGGGATGACCTGGCCGGGCGTCGCCGGCGCGGAGATGGACCCGGCCTACTCCTTCAAGGGCCACTTCAACCTCCTCGCCAAGTTCAAGAAGCAGCACCCGGACACCAGGACGCTGGTCAGCGTGGGCGGCTGGGCCGAGACCGGCGGCTACTTCGACGACGCGGGGAACCGGCAGGCGAGCGGCGGCTTCTACACGATGACGTCGACCCAGGCGGGCATCGACGCCTTCGCGGACTCCGTCGTGTCGTTCCTGCGCACGTACGGCTTCAACGGGGTGGACATCGACTACGAGTACCCCACGTCCATGAAGGACGCGGGCAACCCGCTGGACTGGCCGGCCGCCAACGCCAGGCGCGCCACCCTCATGAAGGGCTACGCCGCGCTGATGAAGACGCTGCGGGAGAGGCTGGACGCCGCCTCCGCCGCCGACGGCAGGTACTACATGCTGACGGTCGCCGCGCCGTCCAGCGGCTACCTGCTACGCGGGATGGAGACCTACCAGGTCACGCAGTACCTCGACTACGTGAACATCATGTCCTACGACCTGCACGGCGCGTGGAACAAGTACGTCGGCCCCAACGCCTCGCTGTTCGACGACGGCAGGGACGCCGAGCTCGCCGCCGCCGGCGTGTACGGCACGGCGCAGTACGGCGGCATCGGCTACCTGAACACCGACTGGGCCTACCACTACTTCCGCGGCGCCCTGCCGCCGGGACGCGTCAACATCGGCCTGCCGTACTACACGCGGGGCTTCAAGAACGTGCAGGGCGGCACGAACGGCCTGTGGGGCACCGCCCCCTCGTCCACCTGCCCGGCCGGGGCCGGGCTGACGAGCTGCGGTGACGGCGCGGTCGGCATCGACAACCTGTGGCACGACCTCGACACGGCCGGCAAGGAGTCGCCCGCGGGGTCCAACCCGATGTGGCACGCCAAGAACCTGGAGAAGGGTGTCCTCGGCGACTACCTGGTCTCCTACGGCGTCACCGACACGTCGCTGACCGGCACCTACACGCGTCACTACGACTCCACTCTGGTCGCGCCGTGGCTCTGGAACTCCGCCAAGAAGGTGTTCCTGTCGACGGAGGACGAGCAGTCGGTGGGGGCCAAGGCCGACTACGTGGTCTCCAGGGGCCTCGGCGGCACGATGGTCTGGGAGCTGGCGGGCGACTACGGCTGGAACGCCGCCAAGGGCCAGTACGAGCCGGGGTCCACGCTGACCACGCTGATGTACGACAGGTTCAGGACCGCCGCGCCGTACGGGAACGTGCGGGCGACCACCCCGATCCCGGCGCAGAAGCTGGACATCTCGGTGGAGTTCCGCGACTTCGCCCTGGGCGACAACAACTACCCGATCAACCCGAAGATCCACATCACCAACGACTCGGGCGTGACGCTGCCGGGCGGGACGGAGTTCCAGTTCGACTACGCGACCTCGGCGCCGGGCAACGCGGCCGACCAGTCGGGTTTCGGCTCGGCGATCGTCCGCAGGGACCACACCGCGCCGGACAACGTGGGCGGCCTGAAGGGCGACTACAACCGGGTGTCGCTGAAGCTGCCGGGCTGGCAGTCCCTCGCGCCGGGCGCCTCGGTGGGCGTCGCCTTCGTCTACTACCTGCCCACCTCCACCCCCTCCAACTGGACGGTCTCCTTCGGCGGCACGACGTACGGGATCAGCCAGGACCTGGCCAGGGGCGGCGTGACGGCCTCTCCCTCCGCGTCTCCCCCTGGGTCCCCATCGGCGTCCCCATCGGCGTCCCCATCGGCGTCCCCATCGGCCGGCGCGTGCACGGCTCCCGCGTGGTCGTCCACGACCGTCTACACGGGCGGCCTCGTCTCGTACGCCGGTCACACGTGGAAGGCGCAGTGGTGGACCCTGGGCGAGACGCCGGGCACCGCGCAGGTGTGGCTGGACCAGGGACCCTGCGCGTCAGCGTCGCCTTCGGCCTCGCCGTCCGCGTCGCCCGGCGCTTCCCCGAGCCCGTCGCCGTCCGCGTCGCCCGGCGCCTCGCCGTCCGTCTCGCCATCGCCGTCGCCATCGCCCTCGCCCTCGGCATCGCCCTCGGCGAGCCAGGGGCACCCGGCCTGGACGGCCGGCACGGCGTACGCGGTGGGCGCCTTGGTGACCTACGGCGGCGCGGTCTACCAGTGCCGGCAGCCGCACACCGCGCTGACGGGCTGGGAGCCGCCGAACGTCCCCGCCCTCTGGACCAGGATCTGA
- a CDS encoding MFS transporter, translated as MTPQPTVGGSERNAAAVRRSPWLTILVVYLAGVVAAMSYGKFSSVGPSMAEQLGLSLSQLGWVISAVVGVGAVAGLPAGYLVRRSGAGRALVAALALMAGASALSAAAGSFSWLLTARVAEGAGYLVVSIACPALILHLAEERDRALALSVWATFVPVGIGVSTLAGGAAGEALGWRGWVLLIAGLTLLTTVAVRVRLPRPSASGAVAGPMPGARALAWPALLTVSFCLMVLVTMPVVVLLPTLLIDRHASSAGAAGALTSAISFAGVLGGLSVGVLLRRGVPLAALAASGLLVVPAAWLTYVADGPLAAAAAGAGVVSLENGLLGALGFAALPLVLERLDHADVGTGMVAQMGSVGALLGPPLFGFVAGAHGFGAVVPVIVAGMLASVGAMLLVARHVARRARGAGA; from the coding sequence ATGACCCCCCAGCCGACGGTAGGCGGATCCGAACGGAACGCGGCGGCGGTGCGGCGCTCGCCGTGGCTGACGATCCTCGTCGTCTACCTCGCCGGCGTCGTGGCGGCGATGAGCTATGGCAAGTTCTCCTCGGTCGGGCCGTCGATGGCAGAGCAGCTCGGGCTGTCGCTGTCACAACTGGGCTGGGTGATCTCGGCGGTGGTCGGGGTCGGGGCCGTCGCCGGGCTGCCCGCCGGATACCTGGTCCGCCGGTCCGGCGCGGGCAGGGCGCTGGTCGCCGCCCTGGCGCTGATGGCGGGGGCGAGCGCGCTGAGCGCGGCCGCGGGGAGCTTCTCATGGCTGCTGACCGCCCGCGTCGCCGAGGGCGCGGGCTATCTCGTGGTCTCCATCGCCTGCCCGGCGCTGATTCTCCACCTCGCCGAGGAACGGGACCGGGCGCTCGCCCTGTCCGTCTGGGCGACGTTCGTCCCCGTCGGCATCGGAGTGAGCACGCTCGCCGGCGGCGCCGCCGGGGAGGCCCTCGGCTGGCGCGGCTGGGTGCTGCTGATCGCGGGGCTGACGCTGCTGACGACGGTGGCGGTCCGGGTTCGGCTGCCGCGGCCGTCCGCCTCCGGCGCGGTCGCCGGGCCCATGCCCGGCGCGCGGGCGCTGGCGTGGCCCGCGCTGCTCACCGTGTCCTTCTGCCTGATGGTGCTGGTGACGATGCCGGTGGTCGTGCTGCTGCCCACGCTGCTGATCGACAGGCACGCGAGCTCGGCCGGCGCCGCCGGGGCCCTGACCTCCGCCATCTCGTTCGCCGGCGTTCTCGGCGGGCTGTCCGTGGGAGTCCTGCTCCGGCGGGGCGTGCCGCTCGCCGCGCTCGCCGCGTCGGGGTTGCTGGTCGTGCCGGCCGCCTGGCTGACCTACGTCGCCGACGGGCCCCTGGCCGCCGCGGCGGCCGGCGCGGGGGTCGTCTCCCTGGAGAACGGCCTGCTGGGAGCCCTTGGCTTCGCCGCCCTTCCCCTGGTGCTGGAGCGCCTCGACCACGCCGACGTGGGCACCGGGATGGTGGCCCAGATGGGCAGCGTGGGCGCGCTCCTCGGCCCGCCGCTGTTCGGTTTCGTCGCCGGCGCCCACGGGTTCGGGGCCGTCGTGCCGGTCATCGTCGCCGGCATGCTGGCCTCGGTCGGGGCGATGCTGCTGGTCGCCCGGCACGTGGCCCGTCGTGCCCGGGGCGCGGGGGCGTGA
- a CDS encoding copper resistance CopC family protein: MDQVARMCNDAPAPRVGRRTTGRTAPPPAAVRAVAPRNRLRLLAAPLLALLTVLLVATPARAHDVLVASDPKDGAALGAMPAAVTLTFNQVVRRDYARIAVTGPDGAHYEQGEVRVDGPRVSIGVRTGTPAGAYAIGYRIVSNDGHPVTGTVKFSVTGAGAAPGTAAQPTDPPAAGATTGTAGSGAATGGGSWVWGLLAVTAALLALCARVLVKHDRRLREGTVPAPPTTETAADTETGTTADTAADTAADTAADTARAASPANRTGGTKTNGPKTSGTATGGTKTSGSATGGTKTSGSATGGTA, translated from the coding sequence GTGGACCAGGTCGCCCGGATGTGCAACGACGCCCCGGCTCCGCGCGTCGGTCGGCGAACGACCGGACGGACCGCCCCGCCCCCGGCGGCGGTGCGTGCCGTCGCGCCGCGTAACCGTCTGCGGCTGCTCGCCGCGCCGCTGCTGGCCCTGCTCACGGTGCTGCTGGTCGCGACGCCGGCGCGGGCCCACGACGTGCTCGTCGCCAGTGACCCCAAGGACGGCGCGGCTCTCGGCGCGATGCCCGCCGCCGTGACGCTCACGTTCAACCAGGTCGTACGCCGCGACTACGCGAGGATCGCCGTAACCGGCCCGGACGGCGCCCACTACGAGCAGGGCGAGGTCAGGGTGGACGGCCCGCGGGTGTCCATCGGCGTACGGACGGGCACCCCCGCGGGGGCCTACGCGATCGGCTACCGCATCGTGTCGAACGACGGTCACCCGGTCACCGGCACCGTGAAGTTCAGCGTGACCGGTGCGGGCGCGGCCCCCGGGACGGCCGCCCAGCCGACGGATCCGCCGGCGGCCGGCGCGACGACCGGCACGGCGGGCTCCGGTGCGGCGACCGGCGGCGGGAGCTGGGTCTGGGGGCTGCTGGCCGTCACCGCCGCCCTGCTGGCGCTGTGCGCCCGCGTGCTCGTGAAGCACGACCGCCGGCTGCGCGAGGGTACGGTCCCGGCTCCCCCGACCACGGAGACGGCGGCGGACACAGAGACGGGCACGACGGCGGACACGGCGGCGGACACCGCGGCGGACACCGCGGCGGACACGGCGCGGGCGGCCTCTCCGGCGAACAGGACGGGCGGCACGAAGACAAACGGCCCGAAGACGAGCGGCACGGCGACGGGCGGCACGAAGACGAGCGGTTCGGCGACGGGCGGCACGAAGACGAGCGGTTCGGCGACGGGCGGCACGGCATGA
- a CDS encoding copper resistance D family protein, protein MTATSERRVPARRSGPGAERARARVPAAGLTAGGVLAVVIATWLTVPGAVPGLPMPGTIVQYGLPVVRLVLDLAATATVGLSLLPKLLGFDDPDRTEPVAARARHWAVLFSLVWCAAALTSAVLSAAEITPGGVPDVAAYVDGIGAGQGMIVSASCALASAAVGMLAVRFGEKVPAELRVLVAGFGLLPLPVTGHASNWYWHDLSMVSMELHVIGACAWVGGLVALAVLLPRHRDLLARTLPRFSRLATYALIVVGLSGLFNGLVELLLTPGESFPASLVTTGYGRLVVAKAVFTAVIALLGANIRWRLLPAVTRQAPAAFAAWAALELTVMGLAYGVAVALTKAPVA, encoded by the coding sequence ATGACCGCGACCTCGGAGCGCCGCGTCCCGGCCCGCCGGTCCGGGCCCGGAGCGGAGCGGGCCCGCGCCCGGGTCCCGGCGGCCGGGCTGACCGCCGGTGGCGTCCTCGCGGTCGTGATCGCGACCTGGCTCACCGTGCCCGGGGCGGTGCCGGGGCTCCCCATGCCGGGCACGATCGTGCAGTACGGCCTGCCCGTCGTCCGCCTCGTGCTCGACCTGGCCGCCACCGCGACCGTGGGTCTCAGCCTGCTCCCCAAGCTCCTCGGCTTCGACGACCCGGACAGGACCGAGCCGGTCGCCGCCAGGGCCCGGCACTGGGCCGTGCTGTTCTCGCTGGTCTGGTGCGCGGCGGCGCTGACGTCGGCCGTCCTCAGCGCGGCCGAGATCACTCCGGGCGGCGTTCCCGACGTCGCGGCGTACGTGGACGGCATCGGCGCGGGACAGGGCATGATCGTGAGCGCGTCCTGCGCGCTGGCCAGCGCCGCCGTGGGGATGCTCGCGGTGCGGTTCGGCGAGAAGGTCCCGGCCGAGTTGCGGGTGCTCGTCGCCGGGTTCGGGCTGCTGCCGCTCCCGGTCACCGGGCACGCCTCCAACTGGTACTGGCACGACCTCAGCATGGTCTCGATGGAGTTGCACGTCATCGGCGCCTGCGCCTGGGTGGGCGGCCTGGTCGCGCTCGCCGTCCTGCTGCCCCGCCATCGCGATCTGCTCGCCCGCACGCTGCCCCGGTTCTCCCGGCTGGCGACGTACGCGCTGATCGTCGTGGGGCTGTCCGGGCTCTTCAACGGCCTGGTGGAGCTTCTGCTCACGCCCGGCGAGAGCTTCCCCGCGTCGCTGGTCACCACGGGCTATGGCCGGCTCGTGGTCGCCAAGGCCGTGTTCACCGCGGTGATCGCGCTGCTGGGTGCCAACATCCGCTGGCGACTGCTGCCCGCGGTCACGCGTCAGGCCCCGGCGGCGTTCGCCGCCTGGGCGGCCCTGGAGTTGACCGTGATGGGCCTCGCGTACGGCGTCGCGGTCGCGCTGACCAAGGCGCCGGTGGCCTGA